A DNA window from Amycolatopsis sp. DSM 110486 contains the following coding sequences:
- a CDS encoding SigE family RNA polymerase sigma factor encodes MLEGNAERSVEATLGHLRTMDGPVPPQQPAAPLNLEDLYRQHRMRLVRLAILLVDEPATAEDVVQEAFTGLHRNWGRLRDAAAAVGYLRTAVVNGSRSVLRRRKTAREYVPPHAVNARSAESLAMLSSEHQAVVSALSKLPPRQREVLVLRYYGGLSEAEISEAAGISKGTVKSTASRALEALQKAMQTPQ; translated from the coding sequence ATGCTGGAGGGCAACGCGGAACGCAGTGTCGAGGCGACCCTCGGACACCTGCGGACCATGGACGGGCCGGTGCCGCCGCAGCAGCCGGCCGCACCGCTGAACCTGGAGGACCTGTACCGCCAGCACCGGATGCGGCTCGTCCGGCTCGCGATCCTGCTGGTCGACGAGCCGGCGACGGCCGAGGACGTGGTGCAGGAGGCGTTCACCGGTCTGCACCGCAACTGGGGCCGGCTGCGCGACGCGGCCGCGGCCGTCGGATACCTGCGCACGGCCGTGGTCAACGGCTCGCGCAGCGTGCTGCGACGGCGGAAAACCGCCCGTGAATACGTGCCTCCGCACGCCGTGAACGCGCGTTCCGCGGAGAGCCTCGCGATGCTGTCGAGCGAGCACCAAGCCGTGGTCAGCGCCCTTTCGAAGCTCCCGCCGCGCCAGCGCGAGGTGCTGGTGCTCAGGTACTACGGGGGGCTTTCCGAGGCCGAGATTTCAGAGGCCGCGGGCATCTCGAAGGGTACCGTTAAATCGACCGCCAGCCGGGCGCTGGAGGCCCTGCAGAAGGCGATGCAGACCCCACAGTGA
- a CDS encoding YciI family protein, with protein sequence MAWYLVEIRYVQEKVADVRPRHREWLSQHAADGRVAVAGPLADGSGGLVLWQAEDEAALEELIGKDPYQLEGVVADRSIREYKPVLGAWVPQA encoded by the coding sequence ATGGCCTGGTACCTGGTCGAAATCCGTTACGTGCAGGAGAAGGTGGCCGACGTCCGGCCCCGTCACCGTGAGTGGTTGAGCCAGCACGCCGCCGACGGCCGCGTGGCCGTCGCGGGACCGCTCGCCGACGGCTCCGGTGGTCTGGTCCTGTGGCAGGCCGAGGACGAGGCGGCGCTCGAGGAGCTGATCGGCAAGGACCCGTACCAGCTCGAAGGCGTGGTCGCCGATCGCTCGATCCGCGAGTACAAGCCGGTGCTCGGCGCTTGGGTCCCGCAGGCGTAG
- a CDS encoding PDR/VanB family oxidoreductase: protein MTAPEFPPRLDGTGRRDRLMSTLVGVGAAYRRLARYSGRRRPPVQAVDRTLPLVVTTVRPEADDVVSLRLARPEGEPLPSWRPGAHLDLTLPSGLVRQYSLCGDPGDLSHYRVAVRRIGAASGEVHTLEPGTKLDVRGPRNAFPFVAADSYVFIAGGIGITPILPMVRAADARGAGWRLVYTGRSRESMPFVEELSDLPGGRVWFRPDTEYGIPASGAELLEGVPDGASVYCCGPAPMITGVRVDLELTGAKAVYFERFSTPPIVGGLPYTVVLRRSGHTLAVPADRSTLDVVREVLPDVAFSCRQGFCGTCAVATPDGGSVRICVDRGPAVLEL from the coding sequence ATGACAGCACCGGAGTTCCCGCCGCGGCTCGACGGAACGGGCCGCCGCGACCGGCTGATGTCCACTTTGGTCGGTGTCGGCGCGGCCTACCGCCGGCTCGCCCGGTACTCCGGCCGGCGCCGCCCGCCCGTGCAGGCGGTGGACCGGACGTTGCCGCTGGTCGTGACCACCGTCCGGCCGGAAGCCGACGACGTGGTGTCCCTTCGCCTCGCGCGGCCCGAAGGTGAGCCGTTGCCGAGCTGGCGGCCGGGCGCGCACCTCGACCTCACCTTGCCGTCGGGGCTGGTGCGGCAGTACTCGCTCTGCGGCGACCCCGGCGACCTCTCGCACTACCGCGTGGCCGTCCGGCGGATCGGTGCGGCCTCGGGTGAGGTCCACACGCTCGAACCCGGCACCAAGCTGGACGTGCGCGGCCCGCGCAACGCGTTCCCGTTCGTCGCGGCGGACTCGTACGTCTTCATCGCCGGCGGCATCGGCATCACGCCGATCCTGCCGATGGTCCGCGCGGCCGACGCCCGCGGAGCCGGCTGGCGGCTCGTCTACACGGGACGCAGCCGCGAGTCGATGCCGTTTGTGGAAGAACTTTCGGATTTGCCCGGGGGCCGCGTGTGGTTCCGCCCGGACACCGAGTACGGCATCCCCGCCTCGGGCGCGGAGCTGCTGGAGGGCGTCCCCGACGGCGCCTCGGTCTACTGCTGCGGGCCGGCGCCGATGATCACCGGCGTCCGCGTGGACCTCGAGCTCACCGGCGCCAAGGCCGTGTACTTCGAACGCTTCTCGACCCCGCCGATCGTCGGCGGCCTGCCGTACACCGTGGTCCTGCGCCGCAGCGGTCACACGCTCGCCGTGCCGGCGGACCGTTCGACGCTCGACGTCGTGCGCGAAGTGCTGCCTGACGTGGCGTTCTCCTGCCGCCAGGGCTTCTGCGGCACGTGCGCCGTGGCGACCCCGGACGGCGGGTCGGTGCGGATCTGCGTGGACCGCGGACCCGCCGTCCTGGAGCTCTAG